In Lactuca sativa cultivar Salinas unplaced genomic scaffold, Lsat_Salinas_v11 Lsat_1_v11_unplaced_74, whole genome shotgun sequence, a single window of DNA contains:
- the LOC128129563 gene encoding SEC12-like protein 1 gives MEGGVAAEQGTVTCASWIRRPEEAHLVALGKSKHGNFPASFQIFTFDRLTTSLSSSPSATFEFEDGCDPVSLAVHPSGDDIICSTTKGGCRVFELHDQEKNLKLLAKELKPLQNVGPQKCLAFSTDGSRFAAGGVDGHLRIYEWPSMRVIVDQPKAHQGFNDMDFSLDSEFLASTSTDGSARIWNANDGVPVNSLTRTSDEKIELCRFSKDGTKPFLFCTVQKGNRSITVVWDISTWDKIGFKRLLRKPACVMSISLDGKYLAQGSKDGDVCVVSVKKMEVCHWSKRLHLGYPVSSLDFCPSERVVLSTSNEWGAMVTKLNVPADWKEWQLYMLLIGLFLASAVLFYIFFENSDLFWNLPMAKDQPARPKLGSYVGDHQSDDKNMWGPVDM, from the exons ATGGAAGGCGGCGTCGCAGCGGAGCAAGGAACGGTGACTTGTGCGTCATGGATCAGGCGGCCGGAGGAAGCGCATCTAGTTGCCTTAGGGAAGTCGAAGCACGGAAATTTCCCTGCCTCTTTTCAAATTTTCACTTTCGACCGTCTCACCACATCTCTCTCGTCATCTCCTTCG GCCACATTCGAGTTTGAAGACGGATGTGATCCAGTAAGCCTAGCAGTGCATCCAAGCGGTGATGATATTATCTGCTCTACTACCAAGGGCGGCTGCAG GGTGTTTGAATTGCATGATCAAGAGAAAAATTTGAAGTTGTTGGCGAAAGAGCTAAAACCCCTCCAAAATGTGGGCCCACAGAAGTGCCTAGCATTTAGTACGGATGGATCTAGATTTGCTGCTGGAGGTGTG GATGGGCATCTAAGAATATATGAGTGGCCAAGCATGCGTGTCATAGTAGATCAACCAAAAGCTCACCAGGGATTCAACGATATGGATTTCAG CCTAGACTCAGAGTTCTTAGCTTCAACATCCACGGATGGGTCCGCTCGGATTTGGAATGCGAATGATGGTGTTCCAGTCAACTCTTTGACTCGAACTTCA GATGAGAAAATTGAACTATGTCGATTTTCTAAGGATGGAACAAAACCGTTTTTGTTTTGCACTGTCCAAAAAG GAAATAGATCAATCACAGTTGTCTGGGATATTTCTACATGGGACAAAATTGGGTTCAAAAGGCTTCTTAGAAAGCCTGCTTGTGTAATGTCCATCAGCTTGGATGGCAAATATTTAGCCCA GGGAAGTAAAGATGGTGATGTATGTGTAGTATCAGTGAAGAAGATGGAAGTTTGTCACTGGAGTAAGAGGCTTCACTTGGGCTATCCCGTCTCCTCCCTGGATTTCTGTCCCAGTGAAAG GGTTGTTCTTTCCACCTCTAATGAATGGGGAGCTATGGTGACCAAGTTAAACGTTCCTGCAGATTggaaag AATGGCAACTATATATGTTGCTTATAGGACTTTTTTTGGCATCTGCGGTGTTGTTCTACATATTCTTTGAGAATTCTGATTTATTTTGGAATTTACCAATGGCGAAAGACCAACCTGCACGACCTAAACTTGGTTCTTACGTAGGAGACCATCAATCTGATGATAAAAACATGTGGGGCCCCGTGGACATGTAA